A segment of the Sanyastnella coralliicola genome:
GTGATGAAGAAATCAAGAAGCCTACCAATCGCCGTGCTCGTTCTTGTAGCAGGCGCTCTTATCGTTTCGGGTTACCGAGACAAGAAAGTTGAAACTTTCCACTCGTACGAAGAGATTCGTGCTTTCCAGCAGATGGATGGAGAATTGACTGACCTGGAGAATGAACTATTCACTGGTTCAGGAAAGTGTGCCGGATGTCACGGACACGACATCGCTGAATTAGGAAACATCACGGAAAGTGGATGGGATGTAAACCCGACAGATTACTGGCGTTCTTCCATCATGGCCAACTCGGCGAAAGATCCTTTCTGGAGAGCAAAAGTGACCCACGAAGTAGCCGTAAACCCAGAACATCAATTAGAACTAGAAGACAAGTGTACTTCTTGCCATGCTCCGTTGGGGCATTTCAATGCGCACTTTTTAGGTGCACAACATTACACCTACGCTCAAATGCTCGAGGATACCGTAGCACTTGATGGTGTTTCATGTGCTGCTTGTCACCAGCAGAGTCCTGTTGGTATTGGGAATAGCTTCTCTGGAGAATTAACCTTCGTGCAAGACACGATCTACGGACCATTCGGTGGCGGTAAAGACGAAAACCCAATCGTTGGTCAACCAATGGCTAGCTTCGTTGGGTTTGAACCAGTATTTGGAGAGCACATTACCGAATCAGAAGTATGTGCTGGATGCCACACATTGATTACAGGAACAGCTGACCTTGATGGTAACGCCACAGGTCAAACGTTCGTTGAGCAGGCAACTTACCACGAATGGTTGAACAGTATCTACGCTGAGAACGGAGTGAACAACGCGGAATGTCAAGCTTGTCACATGCCAGAACTCGACGAGGAAGTTATCATTTCAGCGAACTACGCTTGGTTAGAACCACGCGGACCAATCGGACTTCACTACATGGTTGGAGCGAACACCTTCATGGTTGAAATGATGAAGAACAACATCGAATTCCTTGGCTTGAGTGCTACGGAAGCACAGTTCGATACGACCTTGATGAAGACATTCGAAATGCTTCAAGAGGAATCAGTTGAGCTTCTTCTAGAAGAAGGAGTGTACGCCGACGATTCTGTTTCATTCACCGTCACACTCGACAACCTGGTAGGACACAAATTCCCTTCAGGATATCCAGCACGTCGTTCGTACATCGAGTTTATTGTAAGTGATGACATGGGGAACGAGCTCTTCCACTCAGGTGAACTTCAGGCTGATTATGAAGTGTTTGGACAAGACGATACTTTCGAACCACACTACGACTTGATTACAGAGGAGGAGCAGGTTCAGATTTATGAGCAAGTGCTAGGAGATGTCAACGGTGACGTTACCACAGTTCTTGAGCGTGCTGCAACACACTTGAAAGACAACCGTCTCGTACCGAAAGGATTTAGCTTCACACACGAAGTGTACGATACCACAGAAGTAGCTGGGTTTGCCTTGGCAGATCCTAACTTCAACTACATCGGCGGTGAAGAGGGGTCAGGTACTGACGAGGTTACCTATAAAGTAGCACTCGACGGATACGAGGGAGCTTTGGTCGTTTCAGCGAAACTCTGGTATCAGGCAGCCCCACCAAAATGGATGGAAGAGATGTTCTCTTTCTCAACACCAGAAATCGAGACCTTCCAAGCACTTTACGAAGAGCAAGGAGCCGCTCCTGTGTTAGTAGATGAGCAAGAGATTACTCTGACCATCGACAACGTAGAGGAGTTCCTCGCTGATCAAGTGACGATTTACCCAAATCCATCTACAGACGGAATTATTACGGTTGAGCTAGCTTCCGCGTTAGCGACATCAAACCCAACCTACGCAATCTACGCTTCAAACGGACAAGTAGTAGCTCAAGGCCAATTGAATGGAAATCGTTCTGTTCTTGAAATACCTGGAACTGAAGGAAGCTACTTGATCTCGATTGAATCTGGAGAGTACAGACTGACCGAGCGAATTCTTAAATTGCGCCCTTGATCCTCAAGGAAACAACTTGAAAGTAGCCGGTTTTACCTTTATACGTAACGCAGTTAAGTACGACTATCCCGTGGTAGAAGCGATTACGTCTGTTCTACCTATTTGTGATGCGTTTTATGTCGCTGTCGGAAACTCCGATGACGAAACGCGTGCGCTTATTGAAGGCATCGGTGATCCGCGAATCCAT
Coding sequences within it:
- a CDS encoding T9SS type A sorting domain-containing protein; its protein translation is MKKSRSLPIAVLVLVAGALIVSGYRDKKVETFHSYEEIRAFQQMDGELTDLENELFTGSGKCAGCHGHDIAELGNITESGWDVNPTDYWRSSIMANSAKDPFWRAKVTHEVAVNPEHQLELEDKCTSCHAPLGHFNAHFLGAQHYTYAQMLEDTVALDGVSCAACHQQSPVGIGNSFSGELTFVQDTIYGPFGGGKDENPIVGQPMASFVGFEPVFGEHITESEVCAGCHTLITGTADLDGNATGQTFVEQATYHEWLNSIYAENGVNNAECQACHMPELDEEVIISANYAWLEPRGPIGLHYMVGANTFMVEMMKNNIEFLGLSATEAQFDTTLMKTFEMLQEESVELLLEEGVYADDSVSFTVTLDNLVGHKFPSGYPARRSYIEFIVSDDMGNELFHSGELQADYEVFGQDDTFEPHYDLITEEEQVQIYEQVLGDVNGDVTTVLERAATHLKDNRLVPKGFSFTHEVYDTTEVAGFALADPNFNYIGGEEGSGTDEVTYKVALDGYEGALVVSAKLWYQAAPPKWMEEMFSFSTPEIETFQALYEEQGAAPVLVDEQEITLTIDNVEEFLADQVTIYPNPSTDGIITVELASALATSNPTYAIYASNGQVVAQGQLNGNRSVLEIPGTEGSYLISIESGEYRLTERILKLRP